The genomic DNA CTTCTAAAAAATAAAATACATCCGATTAAAGCTATCTTATTTTCTTCTTTTTTATTTGGTTTAAGCCATATGAATCCTTGGCAATTTGTAGGAGGTTTTTTCATCGGTAGTTTTATAGGTTATATTTATTATACTACATCTTCTATAATAGATTGTATTTTATTGCATATATTCAATAATACTTTTGCTATATTAACTATGTTTTTTTTCATAAATTATGAAGATTTTTCTGAAAATAGAAATATCCATTTATTTCTAATTTTTATTATTAATTTATTGGTAATGACTACAGGAGGGATATTTCTTTTTAAAAGTAAAAGAAATAAAAAATAGATTTATTCACAGAATAAAAAAAAAACTTTAACAATCATCATCAATATCACCTAATGAAAAAATCTTCTTTAACTATTTTAGGATGCCATTCTTCAATTCCTACAGAAAAATTTCATCCTACAGCTCAAATATTAGAGATGAAAGGATACTTTTTTCTTATTGACTGTGGTGAAGGAACCCAAGTTCAATTAAGAAAAGCAAAAATAAAATTTAATAAAATAGTAAATATATTTATCTCTCACTTACATGGAGATCATTTTTTTGGACTCATTGGATTACTTTCTACTTTTCATTTATTAGGAAGAGAAAAATCAGTAAATATATATGCTCCAAAGGGTTTAAAAGAAATTATTGATGTTCATTTTAAATGGTCCTATACAAAATTAAAGTTTTGTATCTATTACATAGAATTATCGTCTGATAAACTAGAAAAAATAATGGAAACTGAAAAAATAGAAGTTTATACTATTCCATTAAAACATAGAATCTATACTAATGGCTTCCTTTTTAAGGAAAAACCTTGCAATAGAAAATTGAATATGAAGGAAATAAAAAAAATTTCTGATATTGGAATATCAGATTATAGAAATTTACAACTAGGAAAAAATTTTACAACAAAATTTGGAAAAATAATACCTAATAATCAACTTACATTTGATCCCCCAAAAATATTATCTTATGCTTTTTGTTCGGATACCTCTTATTATCTTTCTGTTGTGGAAAAAATAAAATATGTAGATTTATTATATCATGAATCTACTTTTTTAAAAAAAGAAGAAAAAAGAGCTATAAAAACGGGACATTCAACTGCAAGTCAAGCAGCATATATAGCTAAAAATTCAAAAGTGAAAAAATTATTATTAGGTCATTATTCCAATAGATTTCCAAATATTAAAGAATTTGAAGAAGAAGCTAAAGAAATATTCCATAATGTAGAAGCATCTGAAGCTTTGAAAACATATTATTTAGATGGAGAAACCATTATATAATATAGTTTATTCTAAATAATAAATAGAATATAATATCATAACAAAAATAAAACATCATATTTTTTCTTTTCTATCTTTGTTTTTATCCTAAATTTTGATCGTTTTTTTCCAAAAAAAAATAAAGTTTTGGAATTTTTTTAACTCTATATCTAAGTCTTTTAGAAAGTTCTTTTCTGTAAGAAAAAGATTGAGAACGAATTTTTTGAAAAAAAATTTTATCCATAAAAGGATAGATAGATATATATACTTTTATTAAAGTATTAGAAACACTTACTTTTGTTAAAGTAACTAAGAAATTTTTATTTCTATTATACTTCAAAAGTATTTCTGCTATTTCCATGTAAAATATTGAAGACAATTTCTTATTTTTAATAGAATCTTCTCCTATCATTTTCATTAAAAAATTTGTAATCTGAAAAATATTGTTGTAAAATTGTATTTATTATTTACGGTCCCATAGCTCAGTAGGTTAGAGCACCTGACTCATAATCAGGCCGTCGCTGGTTCAAATCCAGCTGGGACCATTTTTTAAAATGACCGGGGAGGGATTCGAACCCACAACTTACAGTTTAGGAAACTGTTGCTCTATCCTATTGAACTACCCAGCCTTTTTTTTATTAATTTTATCTTTTTTTTCAAAAACAGATACTATAGATTTATTTTTCTTTCCTTTTTTAAAAACAACAAATCCATTTTTCATAGAATATAATGTATGATCTTTCCCGATACCGACGTTTTTACCAGGATGATGTTTTGTTCCACGTTGACGAACTATAATATTTCCAGATTTCACATCTTGAAATCCATAAATTTTTATACCTAATCTTCTTCCTTTTGAATCTCTTCCATTTCTAGAACTTCCTGAACCTTTTTTATGAGCCATATTGAATGATATTTTATTTATCCAAAAAAGAAATTACTTTAATTTTTGTAAAAAAATGTCTAAAACCTTTTTTTACTTTATATCCCTTTCTCCTTTTCTTTTTGAAAATAATGATTTTATCTCCTTTTAAATGTTGTAAAATTTCAACTTCTACTTTTATATTTTTCAATATTGGATATCCTATTTTATAGGATCCATTTTTATAAAAGAAAAAAACTTGATCAAAAAATATTTTATCTCCTATTTTTGAAGAAGTAGTAGATAACCTAGGAACATAAACGTATTTATTTTCAATCAATTTAAATTGTATTCCTTTAATATTAACAATAGCGTATATCATAGTAATATTTTTTTTACTTTTAAGAGACTATTAAACAAATAATCTATTTCTTTAAAAGTATTATATACAGAAAAACTAACACGAACCATTCCTTCTACATGGAAAAAATTCATTAATGGCTGAGCACATAAATGCCCTGTACGAACAGCTATACCTAAACGATCTAAGATGCTCCCTACATCAAAACAATGCAATTTACTTAAATTAAAAGATATTATGCCCGATCGTTTTCTGTAATCATTTCCTCCATATAATTTGATTCCATCAATACAACTTAAACGTTGTATAGCATATTTTAATAATTCTTCTTTATAAAATTGGATATTTTTTACTCCTATTTTTTCTACAAAGTCTATAGCGGTTCCCCAAACTATAATTCCTTCTATGTTTGGAGTTCCTGCTTCAAACTTAAAAGGTAAATTAGAGTACGTGGTTTTTTCAAAACTTACATTTTTAATCATTTCACCTCCGGATTGATAAGGTTCAATATTTTCTAATATTTCTTTTTTTCCATATAAAACTCCAATACCAGTTGGTCCATACATTTTATGTGCAGAAAAAGCGTAAAAATCAACATCTAAATCCTGAACATTCAATTCTAAATTAGAAGGGACTTGAGCTCCATCAATTAAAACTAAAGCTCCATATTCATGAGATTTACTAATAATTTTTTTAACAGGATTAATAATACCTAAAACATTGGATATATGGCTAATAGATACAATTTTTGTTCTTTCTGAAATTAAAAATTCAAAATAATCTAATTGTAAAAAACCGTCATTATTAATAGGTATAATTTTTAAATTTGCTTCTTTTTTATCACAAATAATTTGCCATGGAACAATATTAGAATGATGTTCTAAATATGAAATAATTATTTCATCTCCTTTTTTTATCTCAATACTAGAAGCTACTAAATTAATAGATTCAGTTGTTCCTTTTGTAAAAATAATTTCCGAAGAGCTTTTAGCTTGAATAAAATTTTGAATTTTTTTTCTTACATTTTCTACATTGTAAGTAGCCTTTTGACTGAGAAAATGCAAACCTCTATGTATGTTAGCGTTTATTGTTGAATAATAGGATTCAGAAGATTGAATGACCTGTATAGGTTTTTGAGTTGTAGCAGCATTATCTATATAAACTAAAGGATAAGAATATACTTTTTTTTCTAAAATTGGAAATTGACTTCGTATTTTTTGAATTGTTTTTTGTGAAAACATAATTATAAGTGTATACCTAATTTATTTTTCATTTTTTCATAAACTTCCTTCCTTAATTTTAAAATTTTTATAGTTTTTAAAACCTCTTCTAAAAAGGAAAGTAATAATAAAATTTTACTTTCTTTTTCTGAAATACCTCTAGACTGACAATAAAATAAATCTTTTTCATGAAAACTACCAATAGTACAACCATGTGAACATTTAACGTGATCAGAAAAAATTTTTAATTGTGGTTTAGCATACATACAAGCTTCATCAGAAAAAATGATATTATTATTTTTTTGAAAAGCATTAATTTCCTTTGTTAATTCTTTAATTAATATTTTTCCATTAAAAATTCCTTTAGATTGATTCCACAAAATATTTTTGTACAATTGAAAACTATTGGAATTTGAAAATGAGTGTTCTATGAATGTATGATTATCTATCAATTGTTGTCTACCTGATAACAAAGAAATTCCATACAAATAAGAAACAGTTTCTTCTCCATGAGAATAAAAATTAAGATTATTTCTAATAAAATTACCTTGAAAAGAAAAAGTGTAAACCTTACATTTACTTCTCTTTTTCTGTTTGATAAACGTATTTTCAATAAGTGAAACTCCTTCTATTTTATCCTGAATTTTATAATATTCTATTTTACTATTGGGTAATGCATATATTTCACTAACATAATTGCTAAATAATAAATGTTTTTTTAAACATTTATGATGTTCTATTATTTGTATAGAAGAATATTCTCCTACTATCATTAAGATCCTTGGGTTTAACATTATACCTGACATTTTACCTGTATACACATGCAATATTTCTATAGGTTCTCTCAAAAATAGATTATTAGGTATATATATATAAACTCCATTATTTGATAAAATAGTATTTAGTATATTAAAAGTTTCATCAGGATTAGATAATTTTCCATAAAATTTTTTAATAACATCATCTTCCTTTGATTTATTAATATCAGATATTATCATATTTTTTTTTTCGTTTTCATTTTTGAAAATAGAATGATATTTTCCATCAATAAAAACAATAAGAAAAGAATTTTTCATATTAAAAATGAATTTTTCTATTCCCTTTTTTATTTGAAATGATTCTTCTCTATTTTCTTTTTCCTCTTTAGAAAGAATATAATAATCTTGATTTAGGATAGAATCAATATCTGTATTGATCCATTCTTCATCCGTAATAGAAGGAAAACCTTTTTTTCTAAAAATTTCTACAGATTTATACTTTAAATCTGATATATAGGAGGATTTATTCTTAGTTTTTTTATCATAAAATTTTGATAAAAAGGTAATAATTCTATCTTTTAATAACATGGAATAATTAATTCAAAAAATTATTTTCTTGATTTTTAATCCATTCGTATCCTTTTTTTTCTAATTTATCAGATAATTTTTTATCTCCTGATTGAACTATTTTACCATCATATAAAATATGTAAAATATAGTCTGAATATAAATAATCTAATAATCTTTTATAATGAGTAATAATGATCATAGAATTTTTTTCGTTTTTTAAAGTATTAATAGCTTTTGCTACAATACGTAAAGAATCTATATCTAATCCTGAATCAACTTCATCAAAAATAGATAATAAAGGATCAAACATAGCCATTTGAAATATTTCATTTCTTTTTTTTTCACCTCCTGAAAAACCTTCATTTAAAGAACGATAAAAGAAATCTTTTTCAATATTCAAGAGTTCTGCTTTATTTTTCATTCTTAAAAGAATTTCTTTAGAAGACATTTTTTCTAATCCTCTGGCTTTACGAGACGAATCAATAGCTGTTTTTATAAAATTAATAACAGAAATACCAGGAATTTCTACCGGATTTTGAAATGATAAAAAAATTCCCAAATGAGCACGTTTATCAGGAGAAATGTTAATTAAATTTTTATCCTGAAAAAAAATATTTCCATCAGTGATATGATATTCTTTTTTTCCTGCAATGACAGAAGCTAATGTACTTTTTCCGGATCCATTAGGACCCATGATCACATGAATTTCTCCTGGATTAATTTTTAAATTAATCCCTTTAATAATTTTTTTTTCTTTAATAGAAACATGTAAATTTTCTATATTTAACATTTCTAGTTCAGTTTTTTTAAACTTTTTTTATTGATCAAATAATCATCCAACAGAACCTTCCAATGATACTTCCAATAATTTTTGAGCTTCTACTGCAAATTCCATTGGTAATTTTTTCAAAATTTCATTACTAAAACCATGAACAATAAGAGATATAGCTTTTTCAATATCTATTCCTCTTTGATTGCAATAAAAAATTTGATCTTTTCCAATTTTTGAAGTAGTGGCTTCATGTTCTACTTTAGATGTAGAATTATTTACATCAATATATGGAAAAGTATGAGCTCCACATTGATTTCCTATCAACAAGGAATCACATTGAGAAAAATTACGAGATTTTATAGCTTTATCAGTAATCTTCACTAGTCCTCTATAATTATTTTGAGCTTTTCCAGCAGAAACTCCTTTCGAAATAATTACACTTTTAGTCCCTTTTCCTAAATGAATCATCTTTGTTCCAGTGTCTGCTTGCTGTAAATTTCTCGTAAGAGCTAATGAATAAAATTCTCCAATAGAAAAATCGCCTTTCAAAATACAAGATGGATATTTCCAAGTAATAGAAGATCCTGTTTCTACTTGTATCCAAGATATTTTAGCTTTTTTTTCACATAATCCACGTTTTGTAACAAAATTGAAAATTCCTCCAACTCCATTTTTATCTCCTGGATACCAATTTTGAACCGTTGAATATTTAATTTCAGAACCTTCTAAAGCAATAATTTCTACAACTGCTGCATGTAATTGATTCTCTATTCTCATAGGAGCTGTACATCCTTCTAAATAACTGACAAAAGAGTCTTTATCGGCTATAATTAAAGTTCTTTCAAATTGACCTGTTTTATTTTCGTTAATACGAAAATAGGTAGATAATTCCATAGGACAACGAATACCTTTTGGTATATAACAAAATGAACCATCTGAAAAAACGGCAGAGTTTAAAGCTGCATAAAAATTGTCTTTCTTAGACACTACTGATCCTAAATATTTTTTTACAATATCAGGATATTTTTTTAAGGCTTCATTAATTGAACAGAATAAAATTCCTTTATTTTTCAATTTTTCTTGAAATGTAGTTATTAAAGATACAGAGTCTAATACAACATCTGTTGCTACTTTAGAAAAATTTTTTTTTTCTTTGATAGATATTCCTAATTTATTAAATGTTTCTAATAATTCTTGATCTACTTTATCTAAATTATTTAGATCTATTTTTTTTTTAGGAGCAGAATAATAACTTATATTTTGATAATTAGGTTTATCATATTTAATATTTGCCCATTCTGGTTCTTTCATTTTTTTCCAAATAGAATAGGATTCTAATCTCCAATTTAACATCCATTTTGGTTCTTCTTTTTTTTCCGATATATTTCGGATAACACTTTCATTTAACCCTTCTGGAATTTTATCAGAATCTATTTTTGTATAAAATCCATATTTATATTCAGAACGAACAAAATCTTCTAATATCTTGTTATTATTATTTTTTTTCATGATTTTATTATGATGAGAAACTTTTTCCGCATCCACAAGTATGTTTAGCCTTAGGATTTATAAAATAGAACCCTTTTCCATTTAATCCACCTGAATATTCTAAAGTTGTTCCTTCTAGATATGGAAAGCTATTCTCATCCACTAATATTTTCATTTCTTCATGTTGAAACAGTTTATCTTCTTTCTTTTTTTTTTGATCAAAAGTAAGTTCATAAGATAAACTAGAACATCCTCCTCCTTTTTTAACTCCTAGTCTAACAAAAGAATTATTTTTAGAAAGTCCTTCTTCTTTCATCAAAGAAAATAATTTATTTTTAGCTTGATCAGATATAAAAACCATAATATTTATATTTTTTTGAAAAAAATTTTTGTTAATCCTTCTTTTATACCCCACTTTTCTGACATACCAGCATTAATCTCTAATACATATTTAACCGTAGTAGTAGGGTCGTTACTACGAACTAATTCTATATTATCCTCCATAGGAGAGACATACTTATGTACAAAAATAACAGTATTCATATTATTAATATAAACAATATCTAAAGGAATACGCATATTTTTCATATCCAATTTTTTGATTTCTTCTTTGTTTTCTAAAATAAATAACATTCCTCTATTTTCTCTCATAGACGAACGATATCTAAGTCCATTTTTTTTTTCTATAGGACTTTTAGCTAATTCTATTTCTATTTTTTTGATAGGAAGATAACTTGTATTTTTTATATACAAACATCCATGTTTTATAAATTCAATTTCCAATTTATCTCCTATATTAAATAGATGATCTTCTTCTTCTATTCTATTATGAGAAGAATGTAAAAATAAAAAAATCGTAAAAATTAATAAGAATTTATTCTTTTTCATGAAAAAAATATTCCCTTTTTTTTGAAAAAAAAAGAAGAATTAATCCAAAAATAATATAAGGTATACTTAATAATTGCCCAGTATTTAAAGAAAATAAATGAATCATCTCATCTCCTTGTGGTTCTTTTATAAATTCTAATAAAAAACGAATAGACCAAAGAAAAACAAAAAAAATTCCAGATATATATCCAACAATTTCTTTTTCTTCATTCCTTTTTTTATTTTTATTATAAAAAAACCATAAAAATAAAAAAAGGAAAAAATAGCTAACAGATTCATAAATTTGAGTAGGGTGTCTAGGGACTACCTCTCCATAGTCTGTATCCATTTGAACAAATTTAACGGCCCAAGGATACGAAGATGGTTTTCCTACAATTTCAGAATTAAAAAAATTACCTATTCGTATAAAAGAAGCAGACAAAGCTGCTATAATACATATTCTATCAAAAATCCATAAAAATGATTTATTTTTCAGGACATTTTTACTATAAAGGAAACTAGAGAAGGCTATTCCAATAGTAGCCCCATGACTAGATAGACCTTTATAACCAATAAATTTATAACCTTTAATGATTCCACCCAATAACGAACTATGAATGTTTTCTTTAACAGGAAATATAGCCTCTATCCAATGATTGGAAAAATATGAAAAATCATAAAAAAAAACCTGTCCTAATCTAGAACCTAAAACAGTTCCTATAACTGTATGAATTAATAAAGAATCTATATATTTTGGATGAATTTTCTCTATTTTATAAATATATTTTATAATGGACCTTCCCGTTAAAAAAGAAATGACAAACATTAAACTATAAACATGTATAGTTACCCTATTCCATAAAATAAACTTAGTAATTGGATCCCAATTAATATAATTGAATAACATAAATGAATAATTTTATTATATATAATATATCATGAAACAGGATCATATCCTGATTTTCCAAAAGGATGACATCTTAAAATTCTTTTAATAATCATAAAACTTGCTCTATAAAAATTATATTTTTTTAAAGATTGAATAGTGTATTCCGAACATGTAGGTATATATCTACAATTTTTTCCTATCCATGGAGATATACCTATTTGATATAATAAAATTATTTTCAATAACAATTTATTGAAAGTTTTCATTGATTTTTTTTCTAATAAAATTTAAAGAAGAACCATAAGTAAACCATTCTATTTCTCTTAAATTATAAGAATGTTGTACAATAATAATTTCTTTTTTTCCATTTTTATGAACTAATTCTACGTTAATATTTTTTTTAGGATAAAAATTTTTTATATAAAAATGTAGAGTATCATCTTCTTTAATCTTGTGATAATCAGAATTTTTTAAAAAATTTACAGCTAAAATTCCTTGTTTTTTTAAATTAACTTCATGAATTCTAGAAAAAGATTTAGCAAGAACTATACGAACTCCTAAATAACGAGGCTCCATAGCTGCATGTTCTCTTGAAGAACCTTCTCCATAATTTTCTTCTCCAACAATTATAGTTGGTATTTTTTTGTATTTATAAAATTTTGCAACATTAGGTACAGTTCCATAATTTCCGGTTAACACATTTTTTATGTGATTAATTTTATTATTAAATGAATTAATAGCTCCAATTAATAAATTTTCAGAAATGTTTTCAATATGACCTCTATATTGAAGCCATGGACCCGCCATAGATATATGATCTGTAGTACATTTTCCTTTTACTTTAATCAGTAATCTAACGTTCAATAAATCTTTTTTATCCCAAGGAGAAAATAAAGATAACATTTGCAAACGTTTTGAATGAGGATCTATTTTTAAAGAGGCATTTATCCCTGTTCCTATAGATTCTTCATATCCTAATTCTTTTAAACTAAAATTTTTTTTCGAAGAAGGATTTTTTATATATAATTTTGGTTCTTCTAATTTAACATATTTTCCTTCTTCATTTTTTAAATGATCTTTTCTAGGATCAAAGGTTAAATATCCAGAAATGCTCAAAGCAGTAACAATTTCTGGTGAAGCTATAAAAGCATATGTTTCCGGATTTCCATCATTACGGGATGAAAAATTTCTATTAAAAGAATGAATAATCGTATTTTTTTTGTAATCCCCTTTTCTTATCCATTGTCCAATACAAGGACCACAAGCATTAGAAAATATTTTAGCTCCTATACTTTTAAAGAGTGAAATTAAACCATCTTTTTCTATAAGATGATAAACTCTATAGGATCCTGGTGTTATCAAATATTCAGAAGATACCTTTAATTTTTTCTTTTTAGCTTGTTGAATAATAGATGCAGCTTTTGATAGGTCTTCATAAGAAGAGTTTGTGCAAGAACCTATTAATCCTGCTTCTATTTTAATTGGCCAATTATTTTTTTCTGCTTCTTTTTTCATATGAGAAATAGGTATACTCCTATCAGGAGTAAAAGGACCATTAATATGCGGTTCTAATACATTAAGATTTATTTCTATTAATTTATCATAATAAATCCATGGTTTTTGATAAACCTCTATATCCGCTTTCAAAAAATTATTTATTTTATTATTTGATATTTCTTCCGAAATTTCTTTTCTTCCACTTTCTTCTAGAAATTCTTTCATTTTTGTATCATATGGAAATAAAGAAGATGTTGCTCCAATTTCAGCGCCCATATTACATATAGTAGCTTTTCCTGTACAAGAAAGGTTTTCTATTCCTTCACCAAAATATTCGATAATGCAACCTTTAGCTCCTTTTCCTCCCATAATTCCAGATAGCTTTAATATAATATCTTTAGGAGAGGTCCATCCATTTAACTTTCCTTTCAATAAAACTCCGATAATTTTAGGAATTTTTAACTCTAAATAATATCCAGACATAACTTCTACTGCTTCTAATCCTCCTACTCCTATCGCTAACATTCCTAAACCTCCAGCATTAGGAGTATGAGAATCTGTTCCTATCATCATTCCTCCAGGAAATGCATAATTTTCTAAAATAATTTGATGGATAATCCCTGATCCAGGTTTCCAAAAACCTATTCCGTATTTATGAGATGCAGATAATAAAAAATTATAAATTTCTTTATTATCTTGGATAGATTTTTCTAAATCTAGTAATTTTCCTTCCTTTGCTTTAATAAGATGATCGCAATGGATAGTAGTAGGAATAATTGTTTTATTTTTTCCAGTAAGCATAAACTGGAGTATTGTCATTTGAGCTGTAGCATCTTGCATAGCTAAACGATCCGGTAAAAATTTCAGATAAGATTCATTTACATGAATTTTACTACTATATTTATAGTCTATAAATTTTTCTTCTAATAAATGAGAATATAGTATTTTTTCAGAAAATGTCATAGGACGTCTTATTTTATTTCTGATTTTATTAAATCTCAATTTTAAATTAGAATAAAAATTTAAAATTTTGTCAAAATCAAATAACATAATACAGTTTTTTATTACATTATACTATATATAAATTTAATAATTATATTTCTTGATTTAGAAAATTTCTCACTTCTTTGTAAAAATCTATTTTATTATCTATATGTATCCAATGTTTTGCTTTTTTTATCAGAATGATTTTTGCTTTAGTAAACAACTTTTTTATGAAAAAAAAATCTTCAATTAGAAGATAATTTGAATATTCACCACGTAAAAAAAGAGTAGGACCATTAAAAATTCCATTTTTTAATTCTTTATTAATTAAACAGGAATAATTATTTTCAATTCCAACTAGAAAAAAACGAAAAGCTAATTTTCCATTTTTTTTTCTATAAGTACATTTAGAAAAAAATGATCTAGTTTCTTTATCTGGAATAAACGGATTTAAGAATTCTTCAAGTTCTATCCGTTTTTGAATACAATTGAAATCTACACTTTTTAATACTTGAATAACATTTT from Blattabacterium cuenoti includes the following:
- a CDS encoding alpha/beta fold hydrolase, coding for MVLYSKIIGKGFPILVFHGLFGNGDNWISFAKEFSSKYQIHLLDIRNHGNSFYSNKMDYDLISKDILVYLHHYKIDKPILIGHSMGGRAVMYFSMNYPSIPKKIIILDISPKSYPSTYYKNVIQVLKSVDFNCIQKRIELEEFLNPFIPDKETRSFFSKCTYRKKNGKLAFRFFLVGIENNYSCLINKELKNGIFNGPTLFLRGEYSNYLLIEDFFFIKKLFTKAKIILIKKAKHWIHIDNKIDFYKEVRNFLNQEI
- a CDS encoding aconitate hydratase, which translates into the protein MLFDFDKILNFYSNLKLRFNKIRNKIRRPMTFSEKILYSHLLEEKFIDYKYSSKIHVNESYLKFLPDRLAMQDATAQMTILQFMLTGKNKTIIPTTIHCDHLIKAKEGKLLDLEKSIQDNKEIYNFLLSASHKYGIGFWKPGSGIIHQIILENYAFPGGMMIGTDSHTPNAGGLGMLAIGVGGLEAVEVMSGYYLELKIPKIIGVLLKGKLNGWTSPKDIILKLSGIMGGKGAKGCIIEYFGEGIENLSCTGKATICNMGAEIGATSSLFPYDTKMKEFLEESGRKEISEEISNNKINNFLKADIEVYQKPWIYYDKLIEINLNVLEPHINGPFTPDRSIPISHMKKEAEKNNWPIKIEAGLIGSCTNSSYEDLSKAASIIQQAKKKKLKVSSEYLITPGSYRVYHLIEKDGLISLFKSIGAKIFSNACGPCIGQWIRKGDYKKNTIIHSFNRNFSSRNDGNPETYAFIASPEIVTALSISGYLTFDPRKDHLKNEEGKYVKLEEPKLYIKNPSSKKNFSLKELGYEESIGTGINASLKIDPHSKRLQMLSLFSPWDKKDLLNVRLLIKVKGKCTTDHISMAGPWLQYRGHIENISENLLIGAINSFNNKINHIKNVLTGNYGTVPNVAKFYKYKKIPTIIVGEENYGEGSSREHAAMEPRYLGVRIVLAKSFSRIHEVNLKKQGILAVNFLKNSDYHKIKEDDTLHFYIKNFYPKKNINVELVHKNGKKEIIIVQHSYNLREIEWFTYGSSLNFIRKKINENFQ